A genomic stretch from Theropithecus gelada isolate Dixy chromosome 2, Tgel_1.0, whole genome shotgun sequence includes:
- the SELENOT gene encoding thioredoxin reductase-like selenoprotein T: MRLLLLLLVAASAMVRSEASANLGGVPSKRLKMQYATGPLLKFQICVSUGYRRVFEEYMRVISQRYPDIRIEGENYLPQPIYRHIASFLSVFKLVLIGLIIVGKDPFAFFGMQAPSIWQWGQENKVYACMMVFFLSNMIENQCMSTGAFEITLNDVPVWSKLESGHLPSMQQLVQILDNEMKLNVHMDSIPHHRS; the protein is encoded by the exons ATGAGGCTTCTGCTGCTTCTCCTAGTGGCGGCGTCGGCGATGGTCCGGAGCGAGGCCTCGGCCAATCTGGGCGGCGTGCCCAGCAAGAGATTAAAGATGCAGTACGCCACGGGGCCGCTGCTCAAGTTCCAGATTTG TGTCTCCTGAGGTTATAGGCGGGTGTTTGAGGAGTACATGCGGGTTATCAGCCAGCGGTACCCAGACATCCGCATTGAAGGAGAGAATTACCTCCCTCAACCAATATATAG aCACATAGCATCTTTCCTATCAGTCTTCAAACTAGTATTAATAGGCTTAATAATTGTTGGCAAGGatccttttgctttctttggcATGCAAGCTCCTAGCATCTGGCAGTGGGGCCAAGAAAATAAG gtcTATGCATGTATGATGGTTTTCTTCTTGAGCAACATGATTGAGAACCAGTGTATGTCAACAGGTGCATTTGAGATAACTTTAAATG atgtaCCTGTGTGGTCTAAGCTGGAATCTGGTCATCTTCCATCCATGCAACAACTTGTTCAAATTCTTGACAATGAAATGAAGCTCAATGTGCATATGGATTCAATCCCACACCATCGATCATAG